In one Portunus trituberculatus isolate SZX2019 chromosome 31, ASM1759143v1, whole genome shotgun sequence genomic region, the following are encoded:
- the LOC123511324 gene encoding myb/SANT-like DNA-binding domain-containing protein 3, whose amino-acid sequence MQRSERLQYMGEEERLLLVDLIRENRAVLLSRATDARSIPLKARTWEKVAKSLAASGLGPQRTVKQAKKIWENMRSRAKKFASDEKKNLLKTGGDPPWQSQIL is encoded by the exons ATGCAGCGAAGTGAACGCTTGCAATacatgggagaagaggagaggttgCTTCTCGTGGACCTGATTCGCGAAAACAGAGCTGTTCTCCTCAGCAGAGCCACTGACGCCCGAAGTATACCGCTTAAGGCTCGCACATGGGAGAAAGTCGCGAAGTCCCTTGCTGCTAGTGGTCTGGGGCCACAGAGAACAGTGAAGCAGGCGAAGAAGATATGGGAGAACATGAGATCAAG GGCCAAGAAATTTGCAagcgatgaaaagaaaaacttgtTGAAAACAGGAGGTGATCCTCCCTGGCAAAGCCAGATCCTGTGA